The DNA window TGCACCGCCCCGGGCTCGAAGTCCACGCTCTCCAGGCGGAGAATCTTCTCCAGGTGGGCGGCGATCTCGGCCTGGGGCAGCATCTTGAAGGCGTAGTGCTGGCAGCGCGAGAGGATGGTGGCCGGGAACTTGTGCGCCTCGGTGGTGGCCAGGATGAAGGTCACCCGGGCCGGGGGCTCCTCCAGGGTCTTCAGCAGGGCGTTGAAGGCCTCCCGGGTGAGCATGTGCGCTTCGTCGATGATGAAGATCTTGTAGCGGCACTCGATGGGCGCGTAGCCGATGTCCTCCTTGAGGCGGCGGGCGTCGTCGATGCCGCGGTTGGACGCGCCGTCGATCTCGATGACGTCCGGGGCCACGCCCGCGGTGATCTGGCGGCAGTGCGCGCACTCGTTGCAGGGTTCGCCCGTGGGGGCCTTTTCGCAGTTGAGGGCCTTGGCGAAGATGCGGGCGATGGTGGTCTTGCCCACCCCGCGCGTGCCGCTGAAGAGATAGGCCGGGGCCACCCGGCCGGTCTCGGCGGCCCGGGAGAGGATGGCCTTGACCGCGTCCTGCCCGGCAACCTCGGCGAAGGTCCGGGGCCGGTATTTGGCGGTGAGATTGGCTGCGCTCATGGAGTCTGGATGTACACGCTCGGGGCCCGCTTGAAAAGGTCCGGGCGGCCCCTGGTGAAAAAGGAAGGGGGGCCGAAGCCCCCCTGTTTCCGTCGGAACGCTAGGCCGTGTAGGGGTGCAGCCAGTGGGCGTAGTCCTGGTTCTCGCCCTTGACGACCTTGAAGAACTCCCGCTGGAGGAGCTGGGCCACGGGGCCGGCGTGACCCTCGCCGATGACCCGGCGGTCCACCTCGCGGATGGGGGTGATCTCGGCGGCCGTGCCGCTGAAGAACGCCTCGTCGGCCACGTAGAGCTCGTCGCGGGTGAAGATCTGCTCGCTCACCTCATAGCCCATCTCGCGGGCCAGGGTGATGATGCTGTCGCGGGTGATGCCCGGCAGCACGGAGGTGAGCGGCGTGGTCTTGATCTGGTCGTTGCGGACGATGAAGATGTTCTCGCCGCTGGCCTCGGACACGAAACCCATGGTGTCGAGCATGAGGGCCTCGTCGTAGCCGTCGGCCACGGCCTCGGTCTTGGCCAGCACGGAGTTCACGTAGTTGCCGCAGACCTTGGCCTTGGTCATCATGACGTTCACGTGGTGCCGGGCGAAGGTGGAGGTCTTCACGCGGATGCCCTTCTCCAGGGCCTCCTCGCCCAGGTACGCGCCCCAGGGCCAGGTGGCGATGGCCACGCGGATGGGATTCTTGCCGGGATGCACGCCCATGGCCCCGTCGCCGATGAAGACCAGGGGGCGGAGGTAGCCGGCCTTGAGCTTGTTCGCCTTGAGCGTCTCCACGCAGGCGTCCATGAGCTCCTCGACGTCGAAGGGCACGGCGATGTTCAGGATGTGGGCCGAATCCAGGAGGCGGACGATGTGCTCCTCCAGGCGGAAGACCGCCGAGGTGCCGTCGGCGCACTCGTAGGCCCGGATGCCCTCGAAGACGCCCGCGCCGTAATGCAGGGTATGGGTCAGCACATGGACGTTGGCCTCGTCCCAGGGAACCAGCTTGCCGTCGAACCAGATCTTCTCGGATTTCTGAACCATTGCCCGCTCACTCCTTGTGGGGGAAGATTGCGCCGTCCGCGACGCCGTCGCCCGGACACGCTCCGGGCAAGGAAGGCGAGGCTAAAGAAATCCCCAGGCGAGGTCAAGACGAGCCCTCGGGAAAAGGCTTGCCATTCATCCCGGGGCCGGGTATGGGACGCCTTCCCCTTTATGCACGAGGCCATCATGGAACTGTGTCTGAACCGCCGCAACCACCCGCGCGTCTCCCTGGCCGAGGTCCTGGACGTCCTCCGCCAGTGCGACCTTTCGGTCACCGCCGGGGGCCGCGAGTGCGACGCGCTCATCGAGGACATCTCCCCGGCGGGCGCCTGCCTGTTCATGGGCGAGGACAGGGTCCCCGCCATCGGCGAGTCCGTCTTCTTCCGGGGCTGCATCTTCAACGGCCTGATCGGCTTCCTCTCCAGCATGCGCGGCGAGGTCCGCTGGAGCCGGGGGGCGCGTTGCGGCGTGGTCTTCGACGAGCCGCTGGAACTGGACTGCATGACCCTCTCGCGCATGGTCCGCGCCGAGTCCTGCCCCGGGGCCCTGCCCGGCGCCCTCTCCGAAAAGATCTGAGCCGCCGCGCCCGGGACGCGCTTACTCCCCGATGTCCTCGTTCCAGACCTCGGGGTTGGCCGCGATGAAGCGGCCGAGCAACTCCTCGCATTCCTTGTTCTTCATGTCCACCACCTTCACCCCCTGACGCCGCAGCCAGTCGATGCCGCCCTTGAAGGTCCTGGATTCGCCCAGGACCACGGCGCCGATCTTGAACTGCTTGACCAGGCCGCAGCAGTACCAGCACGGGGCCAGGGTGGTGACCATGATCATGTCCCGGTAGGACTTCTGGCGTCCCGCGTTGCGAAAGGCGTTGGTCTCGGCGTGCATGGACGGGTCGTCGTCCTGGACGCGGCGGTTGCGCCCTCGGCCCACCAGCCGCCCGGAGGCGTCGAAGAGGGCCGCGCCGATGGGAATGCCGCCCTCGGCCAGCCCGAGACGGGCCTCCACCAATGCCTCCTGCAGCATGGCCGCGTAATCCGGGGTCTTGGGCATGAACGCTCCTCTGTTCCGCCTGGCGGAACCTGCCTTCCTTCATAGCACGGCGCGCGGGGCCGTTCAATGCGCCGCTCGTGAAAAAACGCACGATCCTCTCGCCGGAATTGGCTTTGACAGGGCCGGGGCGGCGCGGCTAATAGATACGTCTCCATCTCAACACATCCGCCACGAGCGCGAGGAGTCACGGCCATGCAGCAGCATCAGTTCGCCAGGGTTCACCGCCTTCCGCCCTACGTCTTCGCCACGGTCAACGAACTCAAGATGAAGCTCCGCCACGATGGCGCGGACATCGTGGACCTGGGCATGGGCAACCCCGACCTGCCCTCGCCCCAGCACGTGGTGGACAAGCTCGTGGAGGCGGCGCAGAAGCCCATCAACCACCGCTACAGCGCCTCCAAGGGCATCAACGGCCTGCGCATGGCCATGGCCAACTGGTACCGCAACCGCTTCGGCGTCGAGCTGGACCACAACCAGGAAGTGGTCGTGACCATGGGCGCGAAGGAGGGCCTGGCCCACCTGGCCCTGGTCATGCTGGCCCCCGGCGACGTGGTCCTGACCCCGGACCCGGCCTATCCCATCCATCCCTTCGCCGCGATCATCGCCGGCGCGGACGTGCGCCGCATCCCCATCGGCCCGGGCCGCGACTTCTTCGAGGACATGCAGCTGGCCGTGCGCCACTGCTGGCCCCGGCCCAAGCTCCTGGTGATCAACTTCCCGCACAATCCGACCACCGAGGTCTGCGACCTGGCCTTCTTCCAGCGCATCGTTGATTTCGCCAAGGAAAACGGCATCATGGTGGTCCACGACTTCGCCTACTGCGACTTCACCTTCGACGGCTACAAGGCCCCCAGCTTCCTGCAGGCCGAGGGCGCCAAGGACGTGGGCGTGGAGTTCTTCTCCCTGACCAAGAGCTACTCCATGGCCGGATGGCGCGTGGGCTTCTGCTGCGGCAACCGCGAGATGGTCCAGGCCCTGACCCGGATCAAGAGCTACCTGGACTACGGCATCTTCCAGCCGATCCAGATCGCGGCCTGCCACGCCCTGAACGGACCGCAGGAATACGTGCGCGAGATCATGGACGAACACCAGGACCGCCGCGACGCCCTCTGCGAGGGCCTGGCCCGCGCGGGCTGGGACGTGCCCAAGCCCAAGGCCACCATGTTCGTCTGGGCGCCCATCCCCGAGGAGTTCAAGAAGCTCGGCAGCGTGGAATTCTCCAAGCTGCTGCTCAAGGAAGCCAGCGTGGCCGTGTCCCCGGGCCTGGGCTTCGGCGAGTACGGCGACGGGCACGTGCGCTTCGCCCTGGTGGAGAACCGCCAGCGCATCAACCAGGCCGTGCGCGGCATCAAGAAGTTCTTCGGCAAATAGGGGGCGGCATGGAAGCGGTACGCATCGGCCTGGCCGGTTTCGGCACGGTGGGCTCGGGCCTGGCCCGGGTCCTGGAGGAGAACGGCGACTGGATCGAACGCCGCATCGGACGGCGCATCGCCATCAAGACCGTGCTCGTGCGCGACCTGACCAAGCGGCGGAGCTTCCTGCCCGGACCGGGCGTGGCCCTCACCGACGATCCGTCGGCCCTGGCCGATGACCCGGAAATCCCCATCGTGGTCGAGCTGATGGGCGGCGTGGGCGCGGCCAAGGAACTCATCGAGCGCTCCCTGCGGGCGGGCAAGCACGTGGTCACGGCCAACAAGCACCTGCTGGCCGAGCACGGGCCGGAGCTCTTCGCCCTGGCCGAGGAAAAGGGCGTGGGCCTGCTCTACGAGGCCGGCGTGGCCGGAGGCATCCCCATCGTCCAGACGCTCAAGGACTCGCTCTCCGGCAACCGCATCGAGAAGCTGGTGGGCATCCTCAACGGCACGGCCAACTACATCCTCTCCGAGATGACCACCAACGGCCTGGAGTTCGAGACCGCCCTGACCCAGGCCCAGGCCCTGGGCTACGCCGAGGCCGACCCCACCTTCGACATCGAGGGCGTGGACACGGCCCACAAGCTGGTCGTCCTCATCCGGCTGGCCTACGGCCGGGACTACCCGCTCAAGGCCCTGC is part of the Desulfovibrio aminophilus genome and encodes:
- the dnaX gene encoding DNA polymerase III subunit gamma/tau; protein product: MSAANLTAKYRPRTFAEVAGQDAVKAILSRAAETGRVAPAYLFSGTRGVGKTTIARIFAKALNCEKAPTGEPCNECAHCRQITAGVAPDVIEIDGASNRGIDDARRLKEDIGYAPIECRYKIFIIDEAHMLTREAFNALLKTLEEPPARVTFILATTEAHKFPATILSRCQHYAFKMLPQAEIAAHLEKILRLESVDFEPGAVQIIARRASGSVRDGMSLLGQALAFGGSRLAESEVRGFLGLAGQDVFFALMEVLQARDLPGVVLLLRRILDQGLDLGFFLRELAGCWRNMFLLRQAGDAALSALDLSAEEARAWGEWAGRFQPGHIHACWQMTLESQRRILTSMEPALALELLLLNLASLPDLVDLETLAPAAPAASRAPAAPAAPRPAPRPAP
- a CDS encoding branched-chain amino acid transaminase, with protein sequence MVQKSEKIWFDGKLVPWDEANVHVLTHTLHYGAGVFEGIRAYECADGTSAVFRLEEHIVRLLDSAHILNIAVPFDVEELMDACVETLKANKLKAGYLRPLVFIGDGAMGVHPGKNPIRVAIATWPWGAYLGEEALEKGIRVKTSTFARHHVNVMMTKAKVCGNYVNSVLAKTEAVADGYDEALMLDTMGFVSEASGENIFIVRNDQIKTTPLTSVLPGITRDSIITLAREMGYEVSEQIFTRDELYVADEAFFSGTAAEITPIREVDRRVIGEGHAGPVAQLLQREFFKVVKGENQDYAHWLHPYTA
- a CDS encoding PilZ domain-containing protein, whose protein sequence is MELCLNRRNHPRVSLAEVLDVLRQCDLSVTAGGRECDALIEDISPAGACLFMGEDRVPAIGESVFFRGCIFNGLIGFLSSMRGEVRWSRGARCGVVFDEPLELDCMTLSRMVRAESCPGALPGALSEKI
- a CDS encoding nucleoside deaminase — translated: MPKTPDYAAMLQEALVEARLGLAEGGIPIGAALFDASGRLVGRGRNRRVQDDDPSMHAETNAFRNAGRQKSYRDMIMVTTLAPCWYCCGLVKQFKIGAVVLGESRTFKGGIDWLRRQGVKVVDMKNKECEELLGRFIAANPEVWNEDIGE
- a CDS encoding aminotransferase class I/II-fold pyridoxal phosphate-dependent enzyme translates to MQQHQFARVHRLPPYVFATVNELKMKLRHDGADIVDLGMGNPDLPSPQHVVDKLVEAAQKPINHRYSASKGINGLRMAMANWYRNRFGVELDHNQEVVVTMGAKEGLAHLALVMLAPGDVVLTPDPAYPIHPFAAIIAGADVRRIPIGPGRDFFEDMQLAVRHCWPRPKLLVINFPHNPTTEVCDLAFFQRIVDFAKENGIMVVHDFAYCDFTFDGYKAPSFLQAEGAKDVGVEFFSLTKSYSMAGWRVGFCCGNREMVQALTRIKSYLDYGIFQPIQIAACHALNGPQEYVREIMDEHQDRRDALCEGLARAGWDVPKPKATMFVWAPIPEEFKKLGSVEFSKLLLKEASVAVSPGLGFGEYGDGHVRFALVENRQRINQAVRGIKKFFGK
- a CDS encoding homoserine dehydrogenase, giving the protein MEAVRIGLAGFGTVGSGLARVLEENGDWIERRIGRRIAIKTVLVRDLTKRRSFLPGPGVALTDDPSALADDPEIPIVVELMGGVGAAKELIERSLRAGKHVVTANKHLLAEHGPELFALAEEKGVGLLYEAGVAGGIPIVQTLKDSLSGNRIEKLVGILNGTANYILSEMTTNGLEFETALTQAQALGYAEADPTFDIEGVDTAHKLVVLIRLAYGRDYPLKALPVRGITSVTQQDIEVAREFGYRIKLLAQVRDVDGRLEAGVFPALVKHTFLLARVGGNYNAVRLEGNAVGPIMLHGQGAGALPTGSAVLADLMTLCREGFRPDNTGFGPAPVPPADILPPELAVSRYYFRFTVADRPGVMAAIAQTMADHNISIAQAVQKGDESAADVPIVFLTHAAQAKAADAVAAEIDAMSFTRKPTVLFRIL